In Candidatus Methylomirabilota bacterium, the DNA window CTGGCTTTCTTCGCCGATGACGCGACCTTCCTGATGGCGCGCGGACCCGAGCCCTGCGGCCGCCGGGTCCACGGCAAGGCCGCCATCGGCCGCGTGCTCGCCGACCGCTTCAAGGTCATCAGCGACATGCGCTGGGACCACGTCGACCACTTCGTGACCGGCAACCGGGCCGTCTCGGTCTGGATGGTGACCGGCACCGGCGCGGACGGCGAGAAGCTGAACTATCAGGGCAGCGACATCTACGAGTTCCGCGGCGACAAGATCCTCAACAAGGACACGTACTGGAAGCTCGTCGAGGCGGGCGGCCGGCTGTAGCGGCCGCTCACCGATAGCGCGGGTGCCATTCCCGCCCCGTCCACGTCGTCCAGCGGACGGGCTCGAGCCGCACCAGCACCCGCGGCCGCTGGATGGTGTGCTCGGCGTACCGCGGGCCATCGGGCCCCAGGTACCGGCGCGAGAGGCGGTGGGTCAGGTCGAGCAGCGCCGGGCTGGCGGGCGGCGCGATCGGGCCCTCGAGGATCCGCGCGTGCGCCTGCACCTGCACGCGCGTGTGGTGCGCGTGCCCATCGTCGGCGACGTGGAAGGCCACTCGCGGGTTCACCCGGATGTGGGCGATCCACTGCGCGCGCTCGCGCCCGACCACCAGGAAGGCGCGCCGATCGCGCTCGAACTCGTACCAGACCGGCGCCACGTAGGGCCAGCCCTCGGCGGTGACGGTGGCGATGCGGCCGTTCCACGGCTCGGCCAGGAAGACGGCCAGCTCGTCCTCGGTGAGGGCTCCGATCTTATCGCTCGGCTCGTAGGTCATGGTCACCTCACCTCGGCTCGGGGATCGAGCGCGTCGCGGAGGCCGTCGCCCAGCACGTTCAGCGCCAGCACCGCGAGCATGATGAACGCCCCGGGGAAGAGCGAGACCCACGGGGCCAGCAGCAGGAACTCCTTGCCCTCGTTCAGGATCGCGCCCCAGGACGGCGTGGGCGGCTGCACGCCGACGCCCAGGTAGGAGAGCGCCGATTCGATCAGGATCGCGTAGGACAGGCACACCGCGGTCTGGATCACGACCGGCGAGATCACGTTCGGCAGGATATGGCGGAACAGAATCGCCAGGCGACCCAGCCCCAGCGCCTCGGCGGCCTCGACGTAGGTCTGGGCCGACTCGGCCAGCACGCTGCCGCGGACGA includes these proteins:
- a CDS encoding nuclear transport factor 2 family protein; translation: MTTTTTASGPSIALLMEINAAFNSRDVDRILAFFADDATFLMARGPEPCGRRVHGKAAIGRVLADRFKVISDMRWDHVDHFVTGNRAVSVWMVTGTGADGEKLNYQGSDIYEFRGDKILNKDTYWKLVEAGGRL
- a CDS encoding pyridoxamine 5'-phosphate oxidase family protein, which produces MTYEPSDKIGALTEDELAVFLAEPWNGRIATVTAEGWPYVAPVWYEFERDRRAFLVVGRERAQWIAHIRVNPRVAFHVADDGHAHHTRVQVQAHARILEGPIAPPASPALLDLTHRLSRRYLGPDGPRYAEHTIQRPRVLVRLEPVRWTTWTGREWHPRYR